Proteins encoded by one window of Acuticoccus sp. MNP-M23:
- a CDS encoding glycoside hydrolase family 15 protein has product MDLAPARTDSFPAIADYGVIGNLETVAYIANTGAVEFFAYPNFDSPTIFAAMLGREAGAFTLRNDIAPTGTQQYLPDTNVLVTRFDDGARVLEVTDFMPLGGRNASNQLVRIVTCHKGEVRVNAVCAPRPDYGRLTPELSRDESGTTLFTAERGPALHLGSSAPVTFQDGAASLSETLGPGQSLVLSLICDGMDAEPVTPAHAEDALADTIAAWREWAAKSTYTGVWRDAVTRSALALKLMFSAKHGSIVAAPTFGLPEAIGGTRNFDYRYCWVRDSAFTVYAMLRLGFREEAENYRGWIGARMEECDEGALQLMYRLDGSTDGLDEETLGHLQGYRGSTPVRIGNAAFSQTQIDIYGEIVDSLYITHKELGTLSDGGWAALARSVDYVCANWRTPGAGIWEMRDTSDLFIDAVLMTWVATDRAIRLADKTGNAPNPKWAETRDETRQCLLTEFWDETAGTFTQRPGSGTVDAVTLMMPLVKFLPTTDPRFRRTMDTIEARLVDGPLVRRYETEAAADDGFEGPAEGAFVTCSFWWIECLARSSRVDEAKALFEKMLGHASPAGLYSEELGPDGLHLGNTPQALSHLAMISAAIALDRAMTNGGKPF; this is encoded by the coding sequence ATGGATCTCGCGCCCGCCCGGACCGACAGCTTCCCCGCCATTGCCGACTATGGCGTGATCGGCAACCTCGAAACCGTCGCCTACATCGCAAACACCGGAGCGGTGGAGTTCTTCGCCTACCCGAACTTCGACTCACCCACCATCTTCGCGGCCATGCTCGGCCGCGAGGCGGGCGCGTTCACCCTGCGCAACGACATCGCGCCCACGGGCACGCAGCAATATCTGCCGGACACCAACGTCCTCGTCACACGATTTGACGACGGTGCCCGCGTTCTGGAGGTGACCGACTTCATGCCGCTGGGTGGCCGGAACGCCTCCAATCAGCTTGTCCGCATTGTCACGTGCCACAAGGGCGAAGTGCGGGTGAACGCCGTGTGCGCCCCACGGCCCGATTATGGCCGCCTGACGCCCGAGCTGAGCCGCGACGAGAGTGGGACCACCCTCTTCACCGCCGAGCGCGGCCCTGCCCTTCACCTTGGCAGCAGTGCGCCGGTGACATTTCAGGACGGGGCCGCCAGCCTGAGCGAGACCCTCGGCCCCGGCCAGTCCCTCGTCCTCAGCCTGATCTGCGACGGGATGGACGCTGAACCGGTGACGCCCGCGCACGCCGAAGACGCGCTGGCCGATACCATCGCCGCCTGGCGGGAATGGGCCGCCAAAAGCACGTATACCGGCGTCTGGCGCGATGCGGTGACCCGCTCGGCGCTGGCGCTGAAGCTGATGTTCTCCGCCAAGCACGGCTCCATCGTGGCGGCGCCCACCTTCGGCTTGCCGGAGGCCATCGGCGGAACGCGCAACTTCGATTACCGCTACTGCTGGGTGCGCGACAGCGCGTTCACCGTCTACGCCATGCTGCGGCTCGGCTTTCGGGAGGAAGCCGAAAATTACCGCGGCTGGATCGGCGCGCGGATGGAAGAATGCGATGAGGGCGCCCTGCAGCTGATGTACCGGCTCGACGGCAGCACCGACGGGCTGGACGAGGAAACCCTCGGTCATCTTCAAGGCTACCGCGGCTCGACCCCGGTGCGGATCGGCAACGCCGCCTTCAGCCAGACTCAGATCGACATCTACGGCGAAATTGTCGACAGCCTCTATATCACCCACAAGGAGCTCGGCACGCTCAGCGACGGCGGCTGGGCCGCCCTTGCGCGCAGTGTGGACTATGTCTGCGCCAACTGGCGCACGCCGGGCGCCGGCATCTGGGAAATGCGCGACACCAGTGATCTCTTCATCGACGCTGTGCTGATGACCTGGGTCGCGACCGACCGCGCCATCCGCCTTGCCGACAAGACCGGCAACGCGCCCAACCCGAAATGGGCCGAAACCCGCGACGAAACCCGGCAGTGCCTCCTCACCGAGTTCTGGGACGAGACGGCGGGCACCTTTACCCAGCGCCCCGGCTCCGGAACCGTGGACGCGGTAACGCTGATGATGCCCCTCGTAAAATTCCTGCCAACCACCGATCCGCGCTTCCGGCGCACCATGGACACCATCGAGGCACGGCTGGTGGATGGCCCGCTGGTGCGGCGCTACGAAACGGAAGCTGCGGCGGACGACGGCTTCGAAGGACCCGCCGAGGGCGCATTCGTCACCTGCTCGTTCTGGTGGATCGAGTGTCTGGCGCGGTCATCGCGAGTGGACGAGGCGAAGGCGCTTTTCGAGAAGATGCTCGGCCACGCCTCCCCGGCGGGGCTTTACTCCGAAGAGCTGGGACCGGACGGGCTGCACCTTGGCAACACACCGCAGGCGCTGTCCCACCTTGCGATGATTTCGGCCGCTATCGCCCTCGACCGCGCCATGACGAACGGCGGCAAGCCCTTCTAG
- a CDS encoding glucose 1-dehydrogenase, with amino-acid sequence MSDPNGLLAGQTAIVTGASSGIGAGCAVALAEAGAAVLVNYHSDKEGADAVVAKCEAAGGRALAFQADVASEDDIAGMFAAAVEAFGAVDILVSNAGMQMDASFTDLTKADWDRVIAVNLTGAFLAMQAAVRQFRAQGMRTSRALGKIIVMSSVHDVIPWAGHANYAASKGGLSMLMKTAAQELGQEKIRVNAVSPGAIATAINKEVWSDPAQAEALKKLIPYGRIGDAKDIAEAVVYLASDAADYVTGSTLVVDGGMELYPEFRDNG; translated from the coding sequence ATGAGCGATCCCAATGGCCTGCTGGCCGGCCAAACCGCAATCGTCACCGGCGCCAGCTCCGGCATCGGGGCAGGCTGCGCCGTCGCGCTGGCAGAAGCCGGCGCGGCAGTGCTGGTCAACTATCATTCCGACAAGGAGGGCGCCGACGCGGTGGTCGCCAAGTGCGAAGCTGCCGGCGGCCGCGCCCTCGCCTTCCAGGCCGATGTGGCAAGCGAAGACGACATCGCCGGAATGTTTGCGGCCGCCGTGGAGGCGTTCGGCGCGGTCGACATTCTGGTCTCCAACGCCGGGATGCAGATGGACGCCAGCTTCACCGACCTCACCAAGGCCGACTGGGACCGCGTGATCGCCGTCAACCTCACCGGCGCGTTTCTGGCGATGCAGGCGGCCGTGCGCCAGTTCCGCGCGCAGGGCATGCGCACCTCAAGGGCGCTCGGCAAGATCATCGTCATGTCCAGCGTGCACGATGTCATTCCCTGGGCGGGTCATGCCAACTACGCCGCCTCCAAGGGCGGACTCTCGATGCTGATGAAGACCGCAGCGCAGGAGCTGGGGCAGGAGAAGATCCGCGTCAACGCCGTGTCGCCGGGTGCCATCGCAACCGCCATCAACAAGGAGGTGTGGAGCGACCCGGCGCAGGCCGAAGCCCTGAAGAAGCTGATCCCCTACGGCCGCATCGGCGACGCGAAGGACATAGCGGAAGCTGTCGTCTACCTCGCCTCGGACGCAGCCGACTACGTGACCGGCTCGACCCTGGTGGTGGACGGCGGAATGGAACTTTACCCCGAATTCCGGGACAACGGCTGA
- a CDS encoding alpha-1,4-glucan--maltose-1-phosphate maltosyltransferase, producing the protein MNNRTTTAPVAAPPAAAPSTPGSEASLIANMALERVAIEGIDPEIDGGRFPAKTVVGRPFIIEADVFGEGHDEVDAAILWRKAGDEAWQEAPLTVFDNQRWRGHFTPTENARHEYTVIAWRDLWGMWRYEVSKKHAAGVPIALELQEGADLLAASVGAGRGSAEDQAALKALAANMADADDSARFAEMMTEDTAGLMQRAGHRGNLTRYNKILDLTVDRTAAVFSAWYEIFPRSMSNDVNRHGTFDDVIDRLPYVSGLGFDVLYFPPIHPIGRKNRKGKNNSLTAGPDDVGSPYAIGAEEGGHDAIHPELGGFDAFKRLVDAARQQGLEIALDYALNCSPDHPWIKEHHDWFDWRPDGSIRYAENPPKKYEDIVNVRFYAGDEPLPELWIKQRDIFLFWIEHGVKIFRVDNPHTKAFPFWEWVIADVQKKHPDAIFLAEAFTRPKVMHRLAKVGFAQSYSYFTWRNTKAELTEYMTELTTTEKRHTMRVNFFVNTPDINPVYLQTSGRPGFQARLVLAASLAGNYGVYSGFELCEGTPIPGKEEYLNSEKYEIKAWDWDRPGNIRQDVALMNQLRRTHPALQEFTNLQFYTIWNDNILYYGKRTADRSSFLLFAVNLDPHNGQGGNFEVPLWELGLGDDASVEVEDLVAGYNFTWTGKIQHVFIDPQQRPYFIWRLINPTGRI; encoded by the coding sequence ATGAACAACCGCACGACGACTGCGCCCGTGGCCGCTCCGCCAGCGGCTGCGCCCTCCACGCCGGGCAGCGAAGCCAGCCTGATCGCGAACATGGCGCTGGAGCGCGTCGCGATAGAAGGGATCGATCCCGAGATCGACGGTGGCCGTTTTCCGGCAAAGACCGTTGTGGGCCGTCCGTTCATCATCGAGGCTGACGTTTTCGGCGAAGGCCATGACGAGGTGGACGCCGCAATTCTGTGGCGCAAGGCTGGCGACGAGGCATGGCAGGAAGCCCCGCTGACCGTGTTCGACAATCAGCGCTGGCGCGGCCATTTCACCCCCACCGAGAATGCGCGCCACGAATACACCGTCATCGCCTGGCGCGATCTGTGGGGCATGTGGCGCTACGAGGTGTCGAAGAAGCATGCCGCCGGTGTGCCCATCGCTCTGGAGCTGCAGGAAGGCGCCGACCTTCTGGCCGCGTCCGTCGGCGCCGGGCGCGGTTCGGCCGAGGATCAGGCCGCGCTGAAGGCGTTGGCCGCCAATATGGCCGATGCCGACGACAGCGCCCGCTTTGCCGAAATGATGACCGAGGACACCGCCGGGCTGATGCAGCGCGCCGGCCACCGCGGCAATCTGACCCGCTACAACAAGATCCTCGACCTCACGGTCGACCGGACCGCGGCCGTGTTCTCGGCATGGTACGAGATCTTTCCGCGATCGATGTCCAACGATGTCAACCGTCACGGTACGTTCGACGATGTGATCGACCGGCTGCCCTACGTGTCCGGTCTTGGCTTCGATGTGCTCTACTTCCCGCCGATCCACCCCATCGGCAGAAAGAACCGCAAGGGCAAGAACAACTCCCTCACGGCCGGTCCGGACGATGTGGGCAGCCCCTACGCCATCGGCGCGGAGGAGGGCGGCCACGACGCGATCCACCCCGAGCTTGGCGGCTTCGATGCGTTCAAGCGTCTGGTTGATGCTGCGCGGCAGCAGGGCCTCGAAATTGCGCTCGACTACGCGCTCAACTGCTCACCGGACCACCCGTGGATCAAGGAACACCACGACTGGTTCGACTGGCGGCCCGATGGCTCGATCCGCTACGCTGAAAACCCGCCCAAGAAGTACGAGGACATCGTCAACGTCCGCTTCTACGCAGGCGACGAGCCTCTGCCGGAGCTGTGGATCAAGCAGCGCGACATCTTCCTGTTCTGGATCGAGCACGGCGTTAAGATCTTCCGCGTCGACAACCCGCACACCAAGGCATTCCCGTTCTGGGAATGGGTGATTGCGGACGTTCAGAAGAAGCATCCGGACGCGATCTTCCTCGCCGAGGCGTTCACGCGGCCCAAGGTCATGCACCGGCTGGCCAAGGTGGGCTTCGCGCAGTCCTACTCGTACTTCACCTGGCGCAACACGAAGGCCGAGCTGACCGAGTACATGACCGAGCTGACGACGACCGAGAAGCGCCACACCATGCGCGTCAACTTCTTCGTCAACACGCCGGACATCAACCCGGTCTACCTGCAGACCTCAGGCCGGCCGGGCTTCCAGGCGCGGCTGGTGCTGGCGGCGTCGCTGGCGGGCAATTACGGCGTCTATTCGGGTTTCGAGCTTTGCGAGGGGACGCCGATCCCCGGCAAGGAGGAATATCTCAACTCCGAAAAATACGAGATCAAGGCGTGGGACTGGGACCGGCCGGGCAACATCCGCCAGGACGTTGCGCTGATGAACCAGCTGCGCCGCACACACCCGGCGTTGCAGGAGTTCACCAACCTCCAGTTCTACACCATCTGGAACGACAATATCCTCTACTACGGCAAGCGCACGGCGGACCGCTCGTCCTTCCTGCTGTTCGCCGTCAACCTTGACCCGCACAACGGGCAGGGCGGCAACTTCGAGGTTCCGCTCTGGGAGCTTGGCCTTGGCGACGACGCCTCCGTCGAGGTCGAGGATCTTGTCGCCGGCTATAATTTCACGTGGACTGGCAAGATCCAGCACGTCTTCATCGACCCGCAGCAGCGCCCGTACTTCATCTGGCGTCTGATCAACCCCACAGGCCGTATTTAA
- the treS gene encoding maltose alpha-D-glucosyltransferase, translated as MDAIAPVSEAEVTNADDIDRTITDWYKDAIIYQLHIKAFMDGDNNGYGDFAGLLSKLDYVQALGVTAIWLLPFYPSPLRDDGYDIADYTTVNPQYGDVEMFAKVVKEAHSRGLRIITELVINHTSDQHPWFQAARNAPKDSPERDMYVWSDTDDKYNETRIIFLDTEKSNWTWDPVAEQYFWHRFYSHQPDLNFDNPKVLEEVLEVMNQWLDMGVDGLRLDAIPYLVERDGTNNENLPETHVVLKDIRRALDSKYTGRMLLAEANQWPEDTRPYFGEGDECHMGFHFPLMPRMYMALAQEDRHPITDIIRQTPEIPEESQWAIFLRNHDELTLEMVTEEERDYLWRTYAPEQRARINLGIRRRLAPLLQNDRRKIELMNGFLLSMPGTPVMYYGDEIGMGDNYFLGDRDGVRTPMQWSADRNGGFSRANPQQLYLPPVMDPVYGFQAVNVEAQEHDPSSLLNWMRRIIMVRKQHEAFGRGTMTFIYPRNRKIIAYVREYKDEAILCVANLSRSAQAVELDLAAFRNRVPVELSGNTPFPPVGDLPYMLTLPAYGFFWFLLAGSEEAPRWHATMPEMLPDFLTLTARNGRIDGALDGREKSQLEEITLPQFLPLQRWFQGKGDTIKSVKLTPLATLDDAGQFAIAKLDVAMAGGAQTYLAPLSVRWGEEHIRAGAPKLSYTLAKVRSVAKLGALLDGTYDEALGAELVRLMQGNETRSSGTASVRFTGSDALSEIGELAPPRPLGAEQTNVSIVFGEQIILKIYRRIREGEQPDVEIARQLTDVARFENTPALLGTIELTDGAGAEPAVLAAAFKFVPNQGDAWAAVLDALVRHMEGADLFEQEMSTDGMESEPLLTFPLEIGEIAGQRTAEMHLALANAGGNAAFEPEAVTGDDLDTWADNAIREADEVLARLSTRMASLPEEAQADAEAVLASRDEIAARYNKAKSATPSGTKTRIHGDYHLGQVLVSQSDLVIIDFEGEPARTLEERRAKSAPMRDVAGMLRSFDYAAAMALARWRDIHDVHGEEAREKALAWRDRTRRGFLASYLATMGDEAPDADLTGALLDLFTLHKAIYEIGYELANRPTWVRIPLAGVLDVLADPRGVSAWADAPTDETNTEEPTNG; from the coding sequence ATGGACGCTATTGCTCCGGTCTCCGAAGCCGAAGTCACCAACGCCGACGACATCGATCGCACCATTACCGACTGGTACAAGGACGCGATCATCTATCAGCTGCACATCAAGGCGTTCATGGACGGCGACAACAACGGCTACGGCGACTTCGCCGGCCTGTTGTCCAAGCTCGACTATGTGCAGGCGCTCGGTGTGACGGCGATCTGGCTCCTGCCGTTCTACCCGTCGCCGCTGCGCGACGATGGCTACGACATTGCCGACTACACCACCGTCAACCCGCAATACGGGGACGTGGAGATGTTCGCCAAGGTGGTGAAGGAGGCGCACTCGCGCGGCCTTCGCATCATCACCGAACTCGTCATCAACCACACGTCGGACCAGCACCCGTGGTTCCAGGCTGCCCGCAACGCGCCCAAGGACAGCCCCGAGCGCGACATGTACGTGTGGTCCGACACCGACGACAAGTACAACGAGACGCGCATCATCTTCCTCGACACCGAGAAGTCCAACTGGACGTGGGACCCGGTGGCCGAGCAATATTTCTGGCACCGTTTCTACAGCCACCAGCCCGACCTCAACTTCGACAATCCGAAGGTGCTGGAAGAAGTGCTGGAGGTGATGAACCAGTGGCTCGACATGGGCGTCGACGGGCTGCGGCTCGACGCGATTCCCTATCTTGTCGAGCGTGACGGCACCAACAACGAGAACCTGCCCGAGACCCACGTGGTGCTGAAGGACATCCGCCGCGCGCTGGATTCCAAGTACACCGGCCGGATGCTGCTGGCCGAAGCCAACCAGTGGCCCGAAGACACGCGCCCCTATTTCGGCGAGGGCGACGAGTGCCACATGGGCTTCCACTTCCCGCTGATGCCGCGCATGTACATGGCGCTGGCGCAGGAGGACCGGCACCCGATCACCGACATCATCCGCCAGACGCCGGAAATCCCGGAAGAGTCCCAGTGGGCGATCTTCCTGCGCAACCATGACGAGCTGACCCTCGAAATGGTGACCGAGGAGGAGCGCGACTATCTGTGGCGGACCTACGCGCCCGAGCAGCGCGCCCGCATCAACCTTGGCATCCGCCGCCGCCTTGCGCCGCTGTTGCAGAACGATCGCCGCAAGATCGAGCTGATGAACGGCTTCCTCCTCTCCATGCCCGGCACGCCCGTGATGTATTACGGCGACGAAATCGGCATGGGCGACAATTATTTCCTTGGCGACCGCGATGGCGTGCGCACGCCGATGCAGTGGTCGGCCGACCGCAACGGCGGCTTTTCGCGTGCCAACCCGCAGCAGCTCTACCTGCCGCCGGTGATGGATCCGGTGTACGGCTTCCAGGCCGTCAACGTGGAGGCGCAGGAGCACGACCCCTCGTCGCTGCTGAACTGGATGCGGCGCATCATCATGGTGCGCAAGCAGCATGAAGCGTTCGGCCGCGGCACGATGACGTTCATCTATCCGCGCAACCGCAAGATCATCGCCTATGTCCGCGAATACAAGGACGAGGCGATCCTGTGCGTCGCCAACCTGTCGCGCTCGGCGCAGGCGGTGGAGCTGGACCTTGCCGCGTTCCGCAACCGGGTGCCGGTGGAGCTGTCCGGCAACACCCCGTTCCCGCCCGTCGGCGACCTTCCGTACATGCTGACGCTGCCGGCCTACGGCTTTTTCTGGTTCCTGCTCGCCGGCTCCGAAGAGGCGCCGCGCTGGCACGCCACCATGCCCGAGATGCTGCCCGACTTCCTAACGCTGACGGCCCGCAACGGCCGGATCGACGGGGCACTCGACGGCCGCGAGAAATCGCAGCTTGAGGAAATCACGCTGCCGCAGTTCCTGCCGTTGCAGCGCTGGTTCCAGGGCAAGGGCGATACCATCAAGTCGGTCAAGCTGACCCCGCTGGCGACGCTCGACGATGCCGGCCAGTTCGCCATCGCCAAGCTCGACGTTGCGATGGCCGGCGGCGCGCAGACCTACCTCGCGCCGCTTTCGGTGCGCTGGGGCGAGGAGCACATCCGCGCCGGTGCGCCGAAGCTGTCCTATACGCTCGCCAAGGTCCGCTCGGTCGCCAAGCTCGGCGCCCTGCTGGACGGCACCTATGACGAGGCGCTGGGCGCCGAACTCGTCCGCCTGATGCAGGGCAACGAGACCCGTTCGTCCGGCACTGCAAGCGTCAGGTTCACCGGCTCCGACGCATTGTCTGAGATTGGCGAGCTGGCCCCGCCGCGTCCGCTGGGGGCGGAGCAGACCAACGTCTCCATCGTGTTCGGCGAGCAGATCATCCTCAAAATCTACCGCCGCATTCGCGAGGGCGAGCAGCCGGACGTGGAGATTGCCCGCCAGCTGACCGACGTTGCGCGGTTCGAGAACACCCCGGCGCTGCTCGGCACCATCGAGCTGACGGACGGGGCGGGCGCAGAGCCTGCCGTTCTGGCAGCGGCCTTCAAGTTCGTGCCGAACCAGGGCGATGCGTGGGCGGCCGTCCTCGACGCGCTGGTGCGCCACATGGAAGGGGCGGACCTCTTCGAGCAGGAAATGTCCACTGACGGGATGGAGAGCGAGCCGCTTCTGACCTTCCCGCTGGAAATCGGCGAGATTGCAGGCCAGCGCACCGCAGAAATGCACCTCGCGCTGGCAAACGCCGGCGGCAACGCTGCATTCGAGCCCGAAGCCGTCACCGGCGACGATCTCGACACCTGGGCTGACAACGCCATCAGGGAAGCCGACGAGGTGCTGGCGCGCCTCTCCACCCGCATGGCCAGCCTGCCGGAGGAGGCGCAAGCCGACGCCGAGGCGGTGCTGGCATCCCGCGACGAGATTGCCGCGCGCTACAACAAGGCGAAATCGGCCACCCCGTCCGGCACCAAGACCCGCATCCACGGCGACTATCATCTCGGCCAGGTGCTGGTCTCCCAGTCCGACCTCGTGATCATCGATTTCGAGGGCGAGCCGGCCCGCACGCTCGAAGAGCGCCGCGCCAAGTCCGCCCCGATGCGCGATGTTGCAGGCATGCTGCGCTCGTTCGACTACGCCGCCGCCATGGCACTCGCCCGCTGGCGCGACATTCACGACGTGCACGGCGAGGAGGCACGGGAGAAAGCGCTGGCGTGGCGCGACCGCACGCGGCGCGGCTTCCTGGCGTCGTATCTTGCGACCATGGGCGACGAGGCGCCGGACGCGGACTTGACCGGCGCGCTTCTCGACCTCTTTACCCTGCACAAGGCGATCTACGAGATCGGCTACGAGCTGGCCAACCGACCCACCTGGGTGCGCATCCCGCTTGCGGGCGTGCTCGATGTGCTGGCAGACCCCCGCGGCGTCAGCGCCTGGGCCGATGCGCCGACCGACGAGACCAACACCGAGGAGCCCACCAATGGCTGA
- the glgB gene encoding 1,4-alpha-glucan branching protein GlgB — MAESRNSDDLSPQVSEAIVTGRHGDPFAILGPHPFGDGTVVRVFAPHADTATLVSEKGKAQEMERIHPDGLYSIVLDKAPGHYTLRHKSGKHEWEAEDPYRFGTILGEFDTYLLAEGRHRKLYEKFGAHLTTMDGIDGTAFTVWAPNAWRVSVVGDFNGWDGRRHVMRRRTEAGAWEIFVPGLPRGLYYKFEIVGPQGNVLPLKSDPFAFASEQAPQTSSIIHGLVEHDWHDLSWMKSRAATSAHSAPVSIYEVHLGSWRRADGERMLSYDELADQLLPYVKEMGFTHVELLPVSEHPFSGSWGYQPIGLYAPTSRFGTPEGFARFVDRAHQEGIGVLIDWVPAHFPTDPHGLGTFDGTHLYEHEDPREGFHKDWNTLIYNLGRREVANFMEANGLFWLDRYHVDGLRVDAVASMLYRDYSRNADEWVPNVHGGRENLESIEFFKSLNTRVAEDGVGAFTAAEESTAFPKVSGPVPEGGLGFDYKWNMGWMHDSLEYIQLDPIHRQHHHGQITFGLHYAFSENFILPLSHDEVVHGKGSLIGKMPGDEWQKFANLRAYYAFMWTHPGKKLLFMGCEFAQIREWNHDRSLDWHLLVDPMHKGVQRVIKDLNEVYASTPALHALDCDPAGFEWIDASNAEASVFVYARHDKDGRSALVVLNFTPVVRPNYRIGFPEGGTWREAINTDAEAYGGSNVGNFGAIETEETPFHGKPHSAEVTLPPLGALVFLPDD, encoded by the coding sequence ATGGCTGAGTCGCGCAATTCAGACGACCTTTCGCCTCAGGTGTCCGAGGCGATCGTCACCGGCCGTCATGGTGATCCGTTCGCGATTCTGGGGCCGCATCCGTTCGGTGACGGGACCGTGGTGCGCGTCTTCGCGCCCCACGCCGATACGGCAACGCTGGTCTCCGAAAAGGGCAAGGCGCAGGAGATGGAGCGCATCCATCCCGACGGCCTTTATTCCATCGTGCTGGACAAGGCGCCCGGCCACTACACGCTGCGCCACAAGTCCGGCAAGCATGAGTGGGAGGCCGAAGACCCCTACCGCTTCGGCACGATCCTCGGCGAATTCGACACCTACCTTCTGGCCGAGGGGCGCCACCGCAAGCTTTACGAAAAGTTCGGCGCGCACCTCACCACCATGGACGGGATCGACGGCACCGCCTTCACCGTATGGGCGCCCAACGCGTGGCGCGTTTCGGTGGTCGGCGACTTCAACGGCTGGGACGGGCGGCGCCATGTGATGCGCCGCCGCACCGAGGCGGGCGCGTGGGAGATCTTCGTCCCCGGCCTGCCGCGCGGCCTTTACTACAAGTTCGAGATCGTCGGCCCGCAGGGCAACGTCCTGCCGCTGAAGTCGGACCCGTTCGCGTTCGCGTCGGAGCAGGCACCGCAGACATCGTCGATCATCCACGGCCTCGTCGAGCACGACTGGCACGACCTGTCGTGGATGAAGTCGCGCGCCGCCACCAGCGCGCACAGCGCTCCGGTCTCGATCTACGAGGTGCATCTCGGCTCATGGCGCCGCGCCGATGGCGAGCGGATGCTGTCCTATGACGAGCTCGCCGACCAGCTTCTCCCCTATGTCAAGGAGATGGGCTTCACCCACGTGGAGCTGCTCCCGGTCTCCGAACATCCGTTCTCGGGCTCGTGGGGCTACCAGCCCATCGGCCTTTATGCGCCCACATCGCGCTTCGGCACGCCGGAGGGGTTCGCCCGCTTCGTCGACCGGGCGCACCAGGAAGGGATCGGCGTCCTGATCGACTGGGTGCCCGCCCACTTCCCGACCGATCCGCACGGCCTCGGCACCTTCGACGGCACCCACCTTTACGAGCACGAAGACCCGCGTGAAGGCTTCCACAAGGACTGGAACACGCTGATCTACAACCTCGGCCGTCGCGAGGTGGCCAACTTCATGGAAGCCAACGGCCTGTTCTGGCTGGACCGGTACCATGTGGACGGTCTGCGCGTGGATGCGGTCGCCTCGATGCTCTACCGCGACTATTCGCGCAATGCCGACGAGTGGGTGCCCAACGTCCACGGCGGTCGCGAGAACCTTGAAAGCATCGAGTTCTTCAAGTCGCTCAACACCCGTGTCGCTGAAGACGGCGTGGGTGCATTCACCGCCGCCGAGGAATCCACCGCGTTTCCCAAGGTGTCCGGTCCGGTTCCCGAAGGCGGCCTCGGCTTTGACTACAAGTGGAACATGGGCTGGATGCACGACTCGCTGGAGTACATCCAGCTTGATCCGATCCACCGCCAGCATCATCACGGCCAGATCACCTTCGGCCTGCACTATGCGTTCTCGGAAAACTTCATCCTCCCGCTCAGCCACGACGAGGTTGTCCACGGCAAGGGCTCGCTGATCGGCAAGATGCCCGGCGACGAGTGGCAGAAATTCGCCAACCTGCGGGCCTACTACGCCTTCATGTGGACGCATCCGGGCAAGAAGCTCCTGTTCATGGGCTGCGAGTTTGCGCAGATCCGCGAGTGGAACCACGACCGGAGCCTCGACTGGCACCTTCTGGTCGACCCGATGCACAAGGGCGTCCAGCGCGTGATCAAGGACCTCAACGAGGTCTATGCCTCGACGCCTGCGCTCCACGCACTGGACTGCGACCCCGCCGGCTTCGAGTGGATCGACGCATCCAACGCCGAGGCAAGCGTGTTCGTCTATGCCCGCCACGACAAGGACGGGAGATCGGCTCTGGTGGTTCTCAACTTCACGCCCGTGGTCCGGCCGAACTACCGGATCGGCTTCCCTGAGGGCGGCACGTGGCGCGAGGCGATCAACACCGATGCGGAGGCCTATGGCGGCTCCAATGTCGGCAATTTCGGTGCGATCGAAACGGAAGAGACGCCGTTCCATGGCAAGCCGCACTCGGCAGAGGTGACCTTGCCGCCGCTCGGCGCCCTCGTGTTCCTGCCCGACGACTAG